In Microbacterium sp. SLBN-146, one genomic interval encodes:
- a CDS encoding glycosyltransferase, whose product MPARVHALLVVRPDGRTPAAHHLRRTLAALAVQTRPVDSLTIVLCGQEPGVVEAARISRAGTVVEASASTRFADALALASPAEGADAVWLLAQDTTPDPEALARLAGTLELSPSVGFAAPKLVRADDRSEIVSLGVSMTATGRSVGLADGELDQGQHDATEDVLGSDIRGVLVRVDTWRALGGLDPALHGADEGLDLGVRTRLAGGRVALAPTAIVSVSGDGVAGMPFPTTAAHRARRAFARRAARLHRRLVYSPAWALPLLWLSLLPLAVARTVSHLVRKHPSLIGPEWAATAVVLVQLVAVARARRRISRTRRAPWSQLTSLRVTNSQLRARFGDDPIEPGGRVRTELRFFAGGGAWLVLGALLTSVVAFPALLAWPVLGGGGLQPLRNTPAQLWADTLFGQRALGLDTIAPADPFSAVIAIVGSLWPADPSRGLVVLWLLALPLAALGGWFAATRVTDRSSLRILGGAVWALAPTFLADLTQGRPAALLAHLLLPWLFYAGVVAHRSWAGAGAASLLLAGVIACAPSLTPALVILWLSVLVLTAILRAGRGIGRIIWVIVPSIALAAPLVWHAVRGGGLWTLLADPGVPWAGPQVAADAAGRALLAAGIPTPDFAGWATFLPDAHLWWVPLLAAPIAVLALVAPLTQRWAVGATLLGVTALGLATAFAAVGVSVAFSQSTVVALWPGTGLSLAWLGVLGGALVTLDAGLAPRVAMLRGAVVAVVAAGILALSMPALTAVARDTTLIAGAPVSTLPAYVAVRGADDPDVGTLVLTPQASGALSARVVWGGSETLGAQSTVVATRTSPSGDDEEIAAVAAGLVTGSADDLVASLASRGVSFVLLNEGDTEQETDAARALRLSSSSAIDQRDGLEPVGETARGVLWRVIGDVADRPATSAVVDRTATMIAGIQLGVVAVSLLLAFPTAASRREARRMPRVVGPHWEEGR is encoded by the coding sequence ATGCCCGCCCGTGTTCACGCTCTTCTCGTGGTGCGTCCCGACGGCCGCACGCCCGCCGCGCACCACCTGCGGCGAACTTTGGCGGCGCTCGCGGTGCAGACCCGTCCGGTCGACAGCCTCACGATCGTGCTGTGCGGCCAAGAGCCCGGCGTCGTCGAGGCGGCGAGGATCTCGCGCGCGGGAACCGTCGTCGAGGCGTCCGCCTCGACGCGCTTCGCCGATGCGCTCGCTCTCGCGAGTCCCGCGGAGGGGGCGGACGCCGTCTGGCTGCTCGCGCAGGACACGACCCCCGACCCCGAGGCCCTCGCGCGTCTCGCAGGCACCCTCGAGCTGTCGCCGTCGGTCGGATTCGCGGCGCCCAAGCTCGTTCGTGCCGACGACCGAAGCGAGATCGTCTCCCTCGGTGTGTCGATGACGGCAACCGGACGCTCGGTCGGTCTCGCAGACGGCGAGCTGGACCAGGGCCAGCACGACGCGACGGAAGACGTCCTGGGGTCGGATATCCGCGGTGTCCTCGTGCGCGTCGACACGTGGCGCGCTCTCGGCGGACTGGACCCCGCGCTGCACGGAGCCGACGAGGGGCTCGATCTGGGGGTTCGCACACGTCTCGCGGGCGGACGCGTCGCGCTCGCGCCGACGGCGATCGTCAGCGTCTCCGGCGACGGTGTCGCCGGCATGCCCTTCCCGACGACGGCGGCTCACCGGGCTCGCCGGGCGTTCGCACGGCGCGCGGCGCGACTGCATCGGCGACTCGTCTACTCTCCGGCGTGGGCGCTGCCCCTGCTGTGGTTGTCGCTGCTGCCCCTCGCCGTCGCCCGCACCGTCTCGCACCTCGTGCGCAAGCATCCGTCCCTCATCGGGCCCGAATGGGCTGCGACAGCCGTCGTCCTCGTGCAGCTCGTCGCGGTCGCTCGCGCGCGGCGGAGGATTTCTCGAACGCGCCGCGCCCCCTGGTCGCAGCTCACGTCGTTGCGCGTCACGAACAGTCAGCTGCGCGCTCGGTTCGGCGACGATCCGATCGAACCGGGCGGTCGCGTGCGCACGGAGCTCCGCTTCTTCGCGGGCGGCGGCGCGTGGCTCGTCCTCGGAGCACTCCTGACCTCGGTCGTCGCATTCCCCGCGCTCCTCGCCTGGCCGGTTCTCGGCGGAGGGGGGCTCCAGCCGCTCCGGAACACCCCCGCGCAGCTCTGGGCCGACACCCTGTTCGGTCAGCGCGCGCTCGGACTCGACACGATCGCGCCCGCCGATCCGTTCTCGGCCGTCATCGCCATCGTCGGGTCCCTGTGGCCCGCCGATCCCTCCCGGGGACTCGTCGTCCTGTGGCTGCTCGCCCTCCCGCTCGCGGCGCTCGGCGGATGGTTCGCGGCGACGCGCGTCACCGACCGCTCGTCGCTGCGAATCCTGGGCGGTGCCGTGTGGGCGCTTGCACCGACGTTCCTCGCCGATCTCACGCAGGGGCGGCCGGCCGCGCTCCTCGCGCACCTTCTGCTGCCGTGGCTCTTCTACGCCGGAGTCGTCGCCCACCGGTCCTGGGCCGGAGCGGGTGCGGCATCCCTCCTGCTGGCCGGCGTCATCGCGTGCGCACCATCCCTGACCCCGGCACTCGTCATCCTGTGGCTCAGCGTGCTCGTACTGACGGCGATCCTGCGTGCGGGCCGCGGAATCGGGCGGATCATCTGGGTCATCGTCCCCTCGATCGCCCTCGCGGCCCCGCTCGTCTGGCACGCCGTGCGCGGCGGTGGGCTGTGGACTCTCCTCGCTGATCCGGGCGTCCCGTGGGCCGGGCCACAGGTCGCAGCGGATGCCGCGGGCCGGGCACTCCTGGCGGCGGGTATCCCGACCCCCGACTTCGCCGGCTGGGCGACGTTCCTCCCCGACGCGCACCTCTGGTGGGTGCCGCTCCTGGCCGCACCGATCGCGGTCCTTGCGCTCGTCGCACCGCTCACGCAGCGTTGGGCGGTCGGAGCGACGCTCCTCGGCGTGACGGCACTCGGCTTGGCGACGGCGTTCGCCGCGGTGGGAGTGTCGGTCGCGTTCTCCCAGTCGACGGTCGTCGCCCTGTGGCCGGGGACGGGGCTCAGCCTCGCGTGGCTCGGCGTCCTCGGCGGAGCCCTCGTCACGCTCGACGCGGGCCTCGCCCCGCGGGTCGCGATGCTCCGCGGCGCCGTCGTTGCGGTGGTCGCCGCGGGAATCCTTGCCCTGTCGATGCCTGCGCTGACGGCCGTCGCCCGAGACACGACGCTCATCGCCGGGGCCCCGGTCAGCACGCTGCCCGCGTACGTCGCGGTGCGAGGCGCCGACGACCCTGACGTCGGGACGCTGGTCTTGACGCCGCAGGCTTCGGGAGCGCTGTCGGCGCGCGTCGTCTGGGGCGGGAGCGAGACCCTCGGCGCGCAGAGCACCGTCGTAGCCACCCGCACATCTCCATCGGGCGACGATGAGGAGATCGCTGCCGTCGCTGCGGGCCTCGTCACGGGATCAGCGGACGACCTCGTGGCGTCCCTCGCGTCGCGGGGTGTGAGCTTCGTCCTCCTCAACGAAGGCGATACGGAGCAGGAGACGGATGCGGCCCGCGCGCTGCGCCTGTCGTCCTCGTCGGCGATCGACCAGCGGGACGGACTCGAACCCGTCGGCGAGACTGCGCGGGGCGTGCTCTGGCGCGTCATCGGGGATGTCGCCGACAGGCCGGCGACCTCAGCCGTCGTGGACAGGACCGCGACGATGATCGCCGGCATCCAACTCGGGGTCGTCGCCGTGTCGCTCCTCCTCGCCTTCCCGACGGCGGCGTCGCGCCGAGAGGCGCGACGGATGCCGCGCGTCGTCGGTCCGCACTGGGAGGAGGGGCGTTGA
- a CDS encoding ABC transporter ATP-binding protein, with translation MTTSGLAIEVEDLGVRFRRNRRGRRSLKDLFSTSSRRTRPDEFWALRDVTFTVQPGESIGVVGRNGQGKSTLLKLVAGVLLPDEGDVKVNGGVAPLIEITGGFVGDLTVRENVRLTSGLHGMSRAEVERRFDGIIEFAELRDFVDTPYKHLSNGMKVRLAFAVVSQLEEPILLVDEVLAVGDKAFREKCYRRIDELLAAGRTLFFVSHSERDLRRFCTRGLYLDAHRLAMDAPINEVLDRYNADHPTG, from the coding sequence ATGACGACATCTGGCCTCGCGATCGAGGTCGAGGATCTTGGCGTGCGCTTCCGTAGAAACCGTCGTGGTCGCCGGAGCCTCAAGGACCTGTTCTCGACCTCCTCGCGACGAACGCGCCCCGATGAGTTCTGGGCACTGCGGGACGTGACTTTCACCGTCCAGCCCGGGGAGTCGATCGGCGTCGTGGGGCGGAACGGTCAGGGTAAGTCGACCCTCCTCAAGCTCGTCGCCGGGGTTCTGCTTCCCGATGAGGGGGACGTCAAGGTCAATGGAGGAGTCGCACCGCTGATCGAGATCACGGGGGGCTTCGTCGGAGATCTCACGGTGCGCGAGAACGTTCGCCTCACATCGGGTCTTCACGGGATGTCGCGTGCCGAGGTCGAACGACGGTTCGACGGGATCATCGAGTTCGCCGAACTGCGCGACTTCGTGGACACCCCTTACAAGCACTTGAGCAACGGAATGAAGGTGCGCCTCGCCTTCGCCGTGGTCTCTCAGTTGGAGGAGCCCATCCTCCTCGTCGATGAGGTTCTCGCCGTCGGCGACAAGGCCTTCCGCGAGAAGTGCTACCGGCGCATCGACGAGCTTCTCGCCGCGGGCCGCACCCTTTTCTTCGTTTCGCACAGCGAGCGCGATCTCCGCCGATTCTGCACGCGCGGCCTGTACCTCGATGCACACCGGCTCGCGATGGACGCTCCCATCAACGAGGTCTTGGATCGCTACAACGCCGATCACCCGACGGGCTGA
- a CDS encoding ABC transporter permease produces MTATVGAPGSPRRYLHSLWLLSARDLRVRYATSALGYLWSVLDPLVMSAIYWFVFTQIFQRSVGHEPYIVFLISALLPWVWFNSAVSDFTRAFSKDARLVRSTSIPRSIWVNRIVLSKGVEFLFSLPVLAVFIVLSRPAVELNWGLLLFPVAMLLQTVLLVGLGLLIAPLCVLWSDLERTTKLILRALFYASPVIYGVSDLPGAFETFAAFNPLAGIFALYRVGFFPEEWDPWVISISAVMCFAFLAVGIAAFRKLERSVLKEL; encoded by the coding sequence GTGACAGCCACCGTCGGTGCTCCGGGCTCGCCCCGACGCTACCTCCACTCGCTGTGGCTGCTCTCCGCGCGTGATCTGCGCGTGCGATACGCCACCAGCGCGCTCGGCTATCTCTGGTCGGTCCTGGACCCCCTCGTGATGAGCGCGATCTATTGGTTCGTCTTCACGCAGATCTTCCAGCGCTCGGTGGGGCACGAGCCATACATCGTCTTCCTCATCTCGGCGCTGCTTCCCTGGGTGTGGTTCAACTCGGCGGTCTCCGACTTCACACGTGCGTTCAGCAAGGATGCTCGGCTCGTGCGTTCGACATCGATTCCGCGATCGATCTGGGTCAACCGCATCGTGCTGAGCAAAGGTGTGGAGTTCCTCTTCTCGCTTCCGGTCCTCGCGGTCTTCATCGTGCTCTCGCGGCCGGCCGTGGAGCTCAACTGGGGACTGCTGCTCTTCCCCGTCGCAATGCTGCTCCAAACGGTCCTGCTCGTGGGTCTCGGGCTTCTCATCGCGCCCCTGTGCGTGCTGTGGAGCGATCTGGAGAGGACGACGAAGCTCATCCTCCGCGCGTTGTTCTACGCCTCCCCCGTCATCTACGGAGTGTCGGATCTGCCGGGCGCGTTCGAGACGTTCGCCGCGTTCAATCCGCTGGCCGGGATCTTCGCCCTCTACCGCGTCGGGTTCTTCCCCGAGGAGTGGGATCCGTGGGTAATCTCGATCAGCGCCGTCATGTGCTTCGCGTTCCTCGCTGTCGGAATCGCGGCGTTCCGCAAGCTCGAGCGGTCCGTCTTGAAGGAGCTGTGA
- a CDS encoding O-antigen ligase family protein gives MAVHSKHPASAPPTAPVREKTGHLMLRGWCTFVLFTALAGVAWVHAFGEIVAGVVAVGGMLVSIILWFIVRPPVQWRRLPWFGVAYITWATASVLWSAWPAASALTLLLLYVTTVQAFFVGAVLTWRELVRTIASALKWVIALSIIFELWVSLVIQAPVLPGFVVETASDPILYWSRDNLFDGGRLQGIMGNANLLGPVALVAMIVFAIRYAARAPRRSLLLGWIALSAFLFVRAASATAYVAAAAVVLVLATVLLMRRTRHPGERTKYYVGYAVIGVGGALALWLLRDTIFTSLGRSADLTGREGIWSAVLERASERPFAGWGFATPWPSWEPAFDGWIIDHDQTVMQAHNMWIDVYFQLGVVGVVLLSLLFFAYVWRTWFFAVDRPRWDLRADRPYSPLTLLPTLVGTILLVQGFAESTPLLLWGWMFLLMFGFKIKQSPHIGVGPAEQSAAIERGEPTKQDA, from the coding sequence ATGGCCGTCCATTCGAAGCACCCGGCCTCGGCCCCGCCGACAGCCCCGGTCCGAGAGAAGACCGGGCATCTCATGCTGCGGGGGTGGTGCACCTTCGTGCTCTTCACGGCGCTCGCGGGCGTCGCATGGGTCCACGCCTTCGGTGAGATCGTCGCGGGTGTCGTCGCCGTCGGGGGGATGCTCGTCTCGATCATCCTGTGGTTCATCGTGCGTCCGCCCGTGCAGTGGCGGCGCCTTCCCTGGTTCGGGGTGGCATACATCACCTGGGCGACAGCGTCCGTCCTGTGGTCGGCGTGGCCCGCGGCATCCGCGCTCACCCTTCTGCTGCTCTACGTCACGACCGTCCAGGCGTTCTTCGTGGGCGCCGTACTGACGTGGCGAGAACTCGTCCGCACGATCGCGTCGGCTCTCAAGTGGGTCATCGCACTGTCGATCATCTTCGAGCTGTGGGTGTCGCTCGTGATCCAGGCGCCGGTGCTCCCCGGATTCGTCGTGGAAACGGCGTCCGACCCGATCCTGTACTGGTCCCGCGACAATCTGTTCGACGGCGGGCGACTCCAGGGGATCATGGGGAACGCGAATCTCCTGGGCCCCGTCGCGCTCGTCGCGATGATCGTGTTCGCGATCCGGTACGCCGCCCGCGCGCCGCGTCGCTCCCTGCTCTTGGGCTGGATCGCCCTGTCGGCGTTCCTCTTCGTGCGTGCGGCCTCGGCCACGGCGTACGTCGCGGCAGCCGCCGTCGTGCTGGTCCTCGCCACCGTCCTCCTCATGCGCCGGACAAGACACCCCGGCGAGCGCACCAAGTACTACGTCGGCTACGCCGTCATCGGCGTCGGCGGCGCCCTCGCACTCTGGCTCCTGCGCGACACGATCTTCACGTCGCTCGGACGAAGCGCCGACCTCACGGGACGCGAGGGCATCTGGAGCGCCGTCCTCGAGCGGGCCTCCGAACGCCCGTTCGCCGGCTGGGGCTTCGCGACGCCGTGGCCTTCGTGGGAGCCGGCATTCGACGGCTGGATCATCGACCACGACCAGACCGTCATGCAGGCCCACAACATGTGGATCGACGTGTACTTCCAGCTCGGCGTCGTCGGGGTCGTGCTGCTCTCGCTCCTCTTCTTCGCGTACGTCTGGCGGACGTGGTTCTTCGCCGTCGACCGGCCACGGTGGGACCTCCGCGCCGACCGCCCCTACTCTCCTCTCACGCTGCTTCCGACGCTCGTCGGCACGATCCTTCTCGTGCAGGGGTTCGCCGAGTCCACGCCGCTCCTGCTGTGGGGCTGGATGTTCCTGCTCATGTTCGGCTTCAAGATCAAGCAGTCGCCCCACATCGGCGTGGGTCCGGCCGAGCAGAGCGCGGCGATCGAGCGCGGCGAGCCGACGAAGCAGGACGCGTGA
- the manA gene encoding mannose-6-phosphate isomerase, class I — MLVSLSNTPRDYAWGSQTLIADLEGRAPSGAPEAEVWFGDHPGNPALTGDGSTLDAWLAAQGQGQLPYLLKLLAAGSPLSIQAHPSKEQAREGFDREDAAGIPRDAAERTYRDANHKPELVVAISPEFRALAGLRPLADTRRLLAVIGDAAAGLTSRLDGSDAATADALAWVLSPAAGDDVRAIIGAARDASSTEFAAELDLVRLLDDQYPGDPGIVVALLMNLVTLSRGEGLFVPAGVLHAYLEGLGVELMAASDNVLRGGLTPKHIDVTELVSVLDAGTGPAPVLRPAALADGVEGYDVPIADFALRVVRPTGSEIDVTLPGTAILLATAGRVTVTGAAGEIVLVPGAAALATADEASVRVSGEGELFVATPGS; from the coding sequence ATGCTCGTCTCCCTTTCGAACACGCCCCGCGACTACGCGTGGGGCTCGCAGACGCTCATCGCCGACCTCGAAGGGCGAGCCCCGTCCGGTGCTCCCGAGGCCGAAGTGTGGTTCGGCGACCACCCCGGCAATCCCGCGCTGACGGGGGACGGGTCGACGCTCGACGCCTGGCTTGCAGCCCAGGGGCAGGGGCAGCTTCCCTACCTGCTGAAGCTTCTCGCTGCGGGATCCCCCCTGTCGATCCAGGCCCACCCGTCGAAGGAGCAGGCGCGCGAGGGATTCGATCGTGAGGATGCCGCCGGCATCCCGCGCGATGCGGCCGAGCGCACGTATCGCGACGCCAATCACAAGCCCGAGCTGGTCGTGGCGATCTCGCCCGAGTTCCGCGCCCTCGCGGGGCTCCGACCGCTCGCCGACACGCGCCGCCTGCTGGCTGTCATCGGCGACGCGGCGGCGGGGCTGACGTCGCGTCTGGACGGATCGGATGCCGCGACGGCCGACGCCCTCGCCTGGGTGCTGTCTCCCGCGGCGGGAGACGACGTGCGCGCCATCATCGGTGCCGCTCGCGACGCCTCCTCGACGGAGTTCGCCGCGGAGCTCGACCTTGTCCGTCTCCTCGATGATCAGTACCCCGGGGATCCCGGCATCGTCGTGGCACTCCTCATGAACCTCGTGACGCTCTCGCGCGGCGAGGGGCTGTTCGTGCCGGCCGGCGTGCTCCATGCGTACCTCGAAGGCCTCGGCGTCGAGCTCATGGCCGCGAGCGACAACGTGCTGCGCGGAGGCCTCACGCCCAAGCACATCGACGTCACCGAACTCGTCTCGGTCCTCGACGCAGGTACGGGTCCCGCGCCGGTCCTCCGCCCCGCGGCGCTCGCCGACGGCGTCGAGGGATACGACGTGCCGATCGCCGACTTCGCGCTGCGGGTCGTCCGCCCCACCGGTTCGGAGATCGACGTGACGCTTCCCGGGACAGCCATCCTGCTCGCGACGGCGGGGCGGGTGACGGTCACCGGCGCGGCGGGGGAGATCGTGCTGGTGCCGGGCGCGGCGGCGCTCGCGACCGCCGACGAGGCATCCGTTCGGGTGTCCGGTGAGGGCGAGCTCTTCGTCGCGACGCCCGGTTCCTGA
- a CDS encoding WhiB family transcriptional regulator → MTGSQYRSGVPDNWFVDPVNLGVPGVRRPLEVEDENPLSWQTDALCSQTDPEAFFPEKGGSTRDAKRICTTCDVRDQCLEYALQNDERFGIWGGLSERERRKLKRRAG, encoded by the coding sequence ATGACCGGTTCGCAGTATCGTTCTGGCGTTCCCGACAATTGGTTCGTCGATCCCGTCAATCTCGGGGTTCCGGGCGTGCGCCGCCCCCTCGAAGTCGAGGACGAGAATCCGCTCTCGTGGCAGACCGACGCCCTCTGCTCGCAGACCGACCCCGAGGCCTTCTTCCCGGAGAAGGGCGGGTCGACGCGCGACGCGAAGCGCATCTGCACGACGTGCGACGTCCGCGACCAGTGCCTCGAGTACGCGCTGCAGAACGATGAGCGCTTCGGCATCTGGGGCGGGCTCAGCGAGCGCGAGCGCCGCAAGCTCAAGCGCCGCGCCGGCTGA
- a CDS encoding glycosyltransferase family 2 protein — translation MPPASDSPAMTPAEHFSPASATIAVVTYNRSGLLTRLLESIARMDPKPGHVVIVDNASTDDTADVVEAHRDLVGTEIVYRRLDTNTGGSGGFSEGTRIAYELGSEWIWLMDDDVEVLPDGLAKMGKWAPRFKSIQGRRYDYDGSEFYWQYRIAEPLGIPIPFAPSGFDASGYKEMNSGCFEGMFIHRDIVQQIGLPDPRFFIYWDDQTYGWLASRLTTSVIVDEFVLRRTREIKQWDMGIRHMNASSDAYRYYIMRNRAYIKHYYRTLGVYNPILFGLGTALTFAKELVRLLFVERKVRGTSNLFRGLRDGGRISRDALWRPMTPLEA, via the coding sequence ATGCCCCCAGCATCCGACAGCCCCGCCATGACGCCTGCCGAACACTTCTCCCCCGCCTCCGCCACGATCGCCGTCGTCACGTACAACCGATCAGGGCTGCTGACGCGTCTCCTCGAGAGCATCGCGCGGATGGATCCGAAGCCCGGCCACGTCGTGATCGTCGACAACGCGTCCACCGATGACACGGCCGATGTCGTCGAAGCACACCGCGACCTCGTCGGCACCGAGATCGTCTACCGCCGACTCGACACCAACACGGGCGGCTCCGGAGGCTTCAGCGAAGGCACGCGCATCGCCTACGAACTCGGCAGCGAGTGGATCTGGCTCATGGATGACGACGTCGAGGTCCTCCCCGATGGCCTGGCCAAGATGGGCAAGTGGGCACCGCGGTTCAAGAGCATCCAGGGCCGTCGCTACGACTACGACGGCAGTGAGTTCTACTGGCAGTACCGGATCGCCGAGCCCCTCGGCATCCCCATTCCGTTCGCTCCGTCCGGATTCGACGCGTCCGGGTACAAGGAGATGAACTCGGGATGCTTCGAGGGCATGTTCATCCACCGCGACATCGTCCAGCAGATCGGCCTCCCCGACCCCCGCTTCTTCATCTACTGGGATGACCAGACGTACGGGTGGCTCGCGTCGAGACTCACGACCTCGGTCATCGTGGACGAGTTCGTCCTGCGTCGCACGCGCGAGATCAAGCAGTGGGACATGGGCATCCGCCACATGAACGCGTCGAGCGACGCCTACCGCTACTACATCATGCGCAATCGGGCATACATCAAGCACTACTACCGGACGCTGGGCGTCTACAACCCGATTCTCTTCGGCCTCGGCACGGCGCTGACCTTCGCGAAGGAGCTCGTGCGGTTGCTGTTCGTCGAGCGTAAGGTGCGCGGGACCTCGAACCTCTTCCGTGGACTCCGCGACGGCGGGCGCATCTCGCGCGATGCTCTGTGGCGTCCGATGACGCCGCTCGAGGCATAG
- the glf gene encoding UDP-galactopyranose mutase yields MDLLIVGSGFFGLTIAERAAASGRKVVVIDRRDHLGGNAYSELEAETGIEVHRYGAHLFHTSNRTVWEYVNRFTKFTNYVHRVYTTHKGVVFPLPINLGTINQYFQAAYSPDEARALVRAQAEEFDARSAANLEEKAIALIGRPLYEAFIRGYTAKQWQTEPTALPAEIIGRLPVRYSYDNRYFNDTWEGLPVDGYTAWLERMTDHPNIEVRLSTDYFDESQPLNRKATVGQVPIVYTGPIDRYFDFAAGTLSWRTLDFEQEVVPVGDFQGTPVMNYADAEVPYTRIHEFKHFHPERADRYPADRTVIVREYSRFATREDEPYYPVNTADDREGLLTYRELAKGEPSVYFGGRLGTYQYLDMHMAIGSALSMWNNLLA; encoded by the coding sequence ATGGATCTTCTCATCGTCGGCTCCGGCTTCTTCGGACTCACCATCGCGGAGCGCGCGGCGGCATCCGGCCGCAAGGTCGTCGTCATCGATCGGCGGGACCATCTCGGCGGCAATGCCTACAGCGAGCTCGAGGCTGAAACGGGAATCGAGGTGCACCGATATGGTGCACACCTCTTCCACACGTCGAACCGGACGGTGTGGGAGTACGTCAACCGCTTCACGAAGTTCACGAACTACGTCCATCGCGTCTACACGACGCACAAAGGTGTGGTCTTCCCGCTGCCGATCAACCTCGGCACGATCAATCAGTACTTTCAGGCGGCGTACTCACCCGACGAGGCGCGCGCTCTCGTGCGCGCTCAGGCCGAGGAGTTCGATGCGAGAAGTGCGGCCAATCTCGAAGAGAAGGCGATCGCCCTGATCGGACGCCCGCTCTACGAGGCATTCATCCGCGGATACACGGCGAAGCAGTGGCAGACCGAGCCCACCGCACTGCCTGCGGAGATCATCGGTCGCCTCCCGGTCCGATACTCGTACGACAACCGCTACTTCAACGACACGTGGGAGGGCCTCCCCGTCGACGGCTATACCGCGTGGCTCGAGCGGATGACGGATCATCCGAACATCGAGGTCAGGCTCTCAACGGACTACTTCGACGAGAGTCAGCCGTTGAACAGGAAAGCGACAGTCGGACAGGTGCCGATCGTATACACGGGGCCCATCGACCGCTACTTCGACTTCGCAGCTGGAACGCTCTCGTGGCGCACGCTCGATTTCGAACAGGAAGTGGTCCCGGTCGGCGACTTCCAAGGGACCCCCGTGATGAACTACGCGGATGCCGAGGTTCCCTACACCCGCATCCACGAGTTTAAACACTTCCACCCGGAGCGCGCGGATCGCTATCCCGCAGACAGAACCGTCATCGTCCGCGAGTACTCGCGATTTGCGACCCGTGAGGACGAGCCATACTACCCGGTGAACACGGCCGACGACCGTGAGGGCTTGCTCACCTACCGCGAGCTGGCGAAGGGAGAGCCGAGCGTCTACTTCGGCGGTCGTCTCGGGACGTATCAGTACCTCGACATGCATATGGCGATCGGGTCGGCTCTGTCGATGTGGAACAACCTGCTCGCCTGA
- a CDS encoding O-antigen ligase: protein MSAAGAPRPTWLGTLLASAAFARAYTVTVLAAVLSSFAIERMSGRVTYVAIIAGLCVLGIGVLIARRREISFVRLVPTTLVAFVGWALASVFWSLDRTDTWWSWVAMAGIVFLAVVIGHIRDTLQTVRALADVLRVLLGVSLGLEILSGILLDIPFRFLGIQGNIADLGPIQGMFGTRNMLGFVAVIALITFMIEYRTQAVRPGVSLASVVLAGSLGVLSDSPTVLVLGVGMGLATGALTLVRHARREQRSALQWALGSLVVVGVIVGYLARHPIIAFINAGRDFSLRVDLWNVMLDYVVRRPVQGWGWYGPWQETGIPFASINYQLGEVYGTGLNAFFDVLLQLGWVGLILFIGLVGTALVRSWLDASERRSVVYAWTPLMLIALMIDSFFESFTLTGAGLMLLVLCAVRAGQSRSWRERVDRGRDAGLPRVPAGG, encoded by the coding sequence GTGAGCGCGGCCGGCGCTCCGCGGCCGACCTGGCTCGGGACGCTGCTGGCTTCCGCCGCGTTCGCGCGGGCGTACACCGTCACGGTCCTCGCGGCCGTCCTGTCGTCCTTCGCGATCGAACGGATGTCGGGACGCGTCACCTACGTCGCGATCATCGCGGGGCTCTGCGTGCTGGGCATCGGTGTCCTGATCGCCCGTCGCCGAGAGATCTCGTTCGTCCGCCTCGTACCGACGACCCTCGTCGCGTTCGTCGGGTGGGCGCTCGCGAGCGTCTTCTGGAGCCTCGACCGCACCGACACGTGGTGGAGTTGGGTCGCGATGGCGGGGATCGTCTTCCTCGCCGTCGTGATCGGACACATCCGCGACACGCTGCAGACAGTCAGGGCGCTCGCGGACGTCCTGCGTGTGCTCCTCGGCGTCTCGCTGGGGCTCGAGATCCTCTCCGGCATCCTTCTGGACATCCCCTTCCGCTTCCTGGGCATTCAGGGGAACATCGCCGATCTCGGACCCATCCAAGGCATGTTCGGCACCCGCAACATGCTCGGCTTCGTCGCGGTGATCGCGCTCATCACGTTCATGATCGAGTACCGGACTCAAGCGGTCCGACCGGGGGTCTCGCTCGCCTCGGTCGTGCTCGCCGGGTCACTCGGCGTGCTCTCCGATTCCCCCACCGTCCTCGTACTGGGTGTCGGCATGGGGCTCGCGACGGGAGCCCTGACGCTCGTCCGCCATGCCCGCCGCGAGCAGCGGAGCGCGCTCCAATGGGCGCTCGGCTCGCTCGTCGTGGTGGGGGTCATCGTCGGGTACCTCGCGCGGCATCCGATCATCGCCTTCATCAACGCGGGGCGGGATTTCTCGCTGCGCGTCGATCTCTGGAACGTCATGCTCGACTACGTCGTCCGCCGGCCCGTGCAGGGCTGGGGATGGTACGGGCCGTGGCAGGAGACGGGGATCCCCTTCGCGAGCATCAACTACCAGCTCGGCGAGGTGTACGGCACGGGGTTGAACGCCTTCTTCGACGTGCTCCTGCAGCTCGGATGGGTGGGGCTCATCCTCTTCATCGGGCTCGTGGGCACGGCCCTCGTGCGCTCGTGGCTCGACGCGAGCGAGCGCCGCTCGGTCGTCTACGCGTGGACTCCGCTCATGCTCATCGCACTCATGATCGACTCGTTCTTCGAGAGCTTCACCCTCACGGGCGCGGGACTGATGCTGCTCGTGCTGTGCGCCGTGCGGGCAGGTCAGTCGCGGTCCTGGCGGGAAAGGGTGGACCGCGGAAGGGACGCGGGCCTGCCGCGCGTGCCCGCGGGCGGGTGA